In Candidatus Defluviilinea proxima, a single genomic region encodes these proteins:
- a CDS encoding alkaline phosphatase family protein, with the protein MKKVIAIGLDGFEPKIAEAMIARGELPNLQKLQEQGGYSRLGTTHSAQTPVAWSTFSTGTNPGGHGIFDFLSRDPKTYFPIMALSRYEQKNAFVLPKVVNMRRGTPFWDLLSARDVQSTILRVPCAYPPDQVKGRLLSGVGVPDLRGGFGTPSFYSSRKDVHADQAEKVVTVSVDKDRVVTQVIGPRDPKTKSDHKFDIGIQIVKEENKVVITSQGQPDKLEVQLGKWSKWLKVKFKVGMMQTVSGIVRFNLRQIEPDFELYASPVNFETEEPLFPISSPKEYAHELAMKIGRFYTAGMAEDHDGLNLNRFDEAAYLEQCRVVMRERRRMMEFELGRLESGYFFCLFDTPDRLAHMFWRFREPDHPSNRTHGYNPEFANVIEEHYRECDAIIGEAMKYVDNDTLFIVLSDHGMNSFQRGLNVNTWLYENGYLALKSGAQPGDGGDFFENVDWDKTKAYAMGLGCIFLNIKGREGNGILSNDEAEATRTGIVSGLTGLVDPDRSTVAVRSVVRREQVYRGPYLEEAPDLLVNFSEGYRVSWDTPLGGVPQGIFKDNHKRWGGDHVIDPALSSGVLFMNRKFRTESPSLVDLAPTILNTLGVPKGAEMEGSDLLS; encoded by the coding sequence ATGAAAAAAGTCATAGCCATTGGATTAGATGGGTTCGAGCCGAAGATCGCTGAGGCGATGATCGCGCGCGGTGAGCTGCCTAATTTGCAGAAATTGCAAGAGCAGGGCGGATATTCCCGTTTGGGAACTACGCACTCTGCACAAACACCTGTTGCGTGGTCCACATTCTCGACCGGCACAAACCCCGGCGGGCATGGTATCTTCGACTTCCTGTCTCGCGACCCGAAGACGTATTTTCCCATCATGGCGCTTAGCCGTTATGAGCAAAAAAATGCCTTTGTGTTGCCAAAGGTTGTGAACATGCGGCGCGGCACTCCATTCTGGGACCTGTTGTCTGCAAGGGATGTGCAATCCACGATCTTGCGCGTGCCGTGTGCGTATCCGCCGGATCAAGTTAAGGGACGTTTGCTTTCTGGCGTTGGCGTGCCTGATCTGCGCGGAGGGTTTGGTACTCCTTCTTTTTATTCGAGTCGTAAGGATGTTCATGCCGACCAAGCCGAGAAGGTGGTCACTGTCAGCGTGGACAAGGACCGGGTGGTTACGCAAGTCATCGGTCCGCGTGACCCGAAGACAAAGTCTGATCACAAATTTGATATCGGCATCCAAATCGTCAAAGAAGAAAACAAGGTTGTTATCACATCACAGGGACAGCCTGATAAACTGGAAGTGCAACTTGGCAAGTGGAGCAAGTGGCTGAAGGTCAAATTCAAAGTGGGGATGATGCAGACTGTTTCAGGTATCGTGCGATTCAACCTACGCCAGATCGAACCCGATTTTGAATTGTATGCTTCGCCGGTAAACTTTGAGACCGAGGAACCATTATTCCCGATCAGTTCACCGAAGGAGTATGCTCATGAACTGGCGATGAAGATCGGACGTTTTTATACGGCGGGCATGGCCGAAGATCATGATGGTTTGAATTTGAATCGTTTTGATGAGGCCGCGTATCTTGAGCAGTGCCGTGTTGTGATGCGCGAACGCCGCAGGATGATGGAATTTGAATTGGGTAGGCTTGAAAGTGGATATTTCTTCTGCCTGTTCGATACGCCAGACCGCCTTGCCCACATGTTCTGGCGATTCCGCGAACCCGATCATCCATCCAATCGAACGCATGGTTACAACCCTGAGTTCGCAAATGTAATTGAAGAACATTATCGTGAATGCGATGCGATTATTGGCGAAGCGATGAAGTATGTAGATAATGACACTCTCTTCATTGTTCTTAGCGATCACGGTATGAATTCATTCCAGCGTGGATTGAACGTTAACACATGGCTGTATGAAAACGGATACCTTGCATTGAAGTCTGGTGCCCAACCCGGTGATGGTGGTGACTTCTTCGAAAATGTGGATTGGGATAAGACCAAGGCCTATGCCATGGGGTTGGGATGTATCTTCCTCAATATCAAAGGACGCGAAGGTAACGGCATTCTGAGCAATGATGAAGCAGAAGCAACGCGTACAGGGATCGTAAGTGGATTAACTGGTTTGGTGGATCCAGATCGAAGCACTGTGGCAGTTCGAAGCGTAGTCCGACGCGAGCAGGTGTATAGAGGTCCATATTTGGAGGAAGCTCCTGATTTGCTTGTCAATTTCTCCGAAGGATATCGAGTCTCATGGGATACACCGTTGGGTGGTGTGCCTCAAGGCATCTTCAAAGACAACCATAAACGCTGGGGCGGTGACCATGTCATTGATCCCGCACTGTCTTCGGGTGTGCTGTTCATGAATCGAAAATTCCGAACAGAGTCGCCGAGTCTGGTTGATCTTGCGCCAACGATTTTGAATACACTCGGTGTGCCAAAGGGCGCCGAAATGGAAGGGAGCGATCTTTTATCATGA
- a CDS encoding sulfatase-like hydrolase/transferase, translated as MMTAKENIIAFTKKTLALAIAVGLITGLVEGILLFGLHQTNLLTWRLQNRAFWYETLWIAPLVDLILFALAGGFFALAGWLLPRLPIRKVSWFVFILLAVFDWIFIVLFGKISLVAIFILAIGISIQVFNPIMKREIAASAGLQKILPWLAGVAFSLFVVIQGGGWLNEKVNTSKLPLAKTETPNVIVIIVDTLRADHLSSYGYKRDTSPFIDSLAAQGVRFENAISSASWTQPSHASMLTGRYTYEHQAETKPLDNTYPTIGEVMQSNGYRSGAFSGNTEFFTRRQGFGRGFLHFEDNYKSVPDAFFNSSLYGFLFDFYGLRKALNYEGVPTRVLAPDINRSVLNWIDKDDTPFFVFINYFDVHDPYTPPEPYRSKYASSPNPGGLINGFMERYHPDLTPEQLQSEIDAYDGSISYVDDQIKALFSELEQRGLSKNTIVILTSDHGESLGEHGLLQHSASLYLNEIHVPLIVWGPGHVPSGKSIDTPVTLTALPSTILSLIGSSNNDPFPGPSLAILMSGDDVPADWPDPISEVAQFSGAAEQNPSTHGEMKSVIGTEQQYIVHEKFGEELYNWREDPLEENNIISEPSSQTVVDEFRNYLKNLIGELFKAHE; from the coding sequence ATGATGACTGCAAAGGAAAATATCATAGCTTTTACAAAGAAAACTCTCGCACTTGCTATCGCAGTGGGTTTAATCACTGGTCTGGTGGAGGGAATATTACTGTTCGGCCTGCATCAAACTAATCTCTTGACGTGGCGTCTGCAGAACCGCGCCTTTTGGTACGAAACATTATGGATCGCTCCGTTGGTGGATTTGATCTTGTTCGCGTTGGCGGGTGGTTTCTTTGCGTTGGCGGGCTGGCTTCTTCCGCGACTGCCGATCAGAAAAGTATCGTGGTTTGTGTTCATCCTGCTTGCTGTGTTCGACTGGATCTTTATTGTTTTGTTTGGAAAAATTTCGTTGGTTGCGATTTTTATCCTTGCGATAGGGATCAGCATTCAAGTTTTCAATCCAATCATGAAGCGAGAAATTGCAGCTTCAGCGGGGCTTCAAAAAATATTGCCGTGGCTGGCAGGCGTGGCTTTTTCTCTGTTCGTGGTGATTCAGGGTGGGGGATGGCTTAACGAAAAAGTAAATACATCAAAGTTGCCTTTGGCTAAAACAGAAACGCCAAATGTGATCGTCATTATTGTGGACACTCTTCGCGCGGATCATCTTTCTTCCTATGGATACAAGCGAGATACCAGCCCCTTTATTGACAGCCTTGCGGCACAAGGTGTCCGTTTTGAGAATGCCATCTCGTCTGCTTCATGGACACAACCTTCTCACGCTTCCATGTTGACAGGACGTTACACCTACGAACATCAAGCAGAGACGAAGCCGTTAGATAATACCTATCCGACCATTGGTGAAGTCATGCAATCCAATGGATATCGTAGCGGGGCCTTTTCGGGAAATACAGAATTTTTCACGCGTCGTCAGGGATTTGGGCGCGGCTTTCTACATTTTGAAGACAATTACAAGTCTGTGCCGGATGCGTTTTTCAATTCATCCTTGTATGGGTTTTTATTTGACTTCTATGGCTTGCGGAAGGCCTTGAACTACGAAGGTGTACCAACCCGCGTCCTTGCCCCAGATATCAACCGTTCTGTTCTCAATTGGATCGATAAGGATGACACACCCTTCTTTGTCTTCATCAATTATTTTGATGTACATGACCCATATACCCCGCCGGAGCCGTATCGAAGCAAGTATGCATCGTCTCCAAACCCTGGTGGTTTGATCAACGGATTTATGGAAAGATACCACCCTGACCTAACTCCTGAACAATTACAAAGCGAGATCGACGCCTATGATGGTTCGATTTCATATGTGGATGACCAGATCAAGGCGTTATTTAGTGAACTTGAGCAACGTGGGCTGTCTAAAAATACAATTGTGATCCTTACTTCTGACCATGGTGAATCTTTGGGTGAACATGGGTTGCTCCAACACAGCGCATCTTTGTATTTGAATGAAATTCATGTTCCGTTGATTGTTTGGGGGCCGGGGCATGTCCCATCTGGGAAATCCATCGATACCCCTGTGACTCTCACTGCCCTTCCTTCGACCATCCTGTCCTTGATCGGCTCAAGTAATAATGATCCTTTCCCTGGCCCTTCTCTTGCCATTTTGATGTCTGGTGATGATGTGCCCGCAGATTGGCCTGATCCTATCTCTGAAGTGGCACAGTTTTCAGGGGCGGCTGAACAGAATCCGTCTACGCATGGTGAGATGAAGTCAGTGATTGGGACAGAACAACAATATATTGTCCATGAGAAGTTCGGTGAAGAATTGTATAACTGGCGCGAAGACCCGTTGGAAGAAAACAACATCATATCCGAACCTTCATCACAGACGGTTGTTGATGAATTCAGGAACTATCTCAAGAATCTTATAGGCGAGTTGTTCAAAGCCCATGAATAA
- a CDS encoding phosphopentomutase: MTINRMIVIVLDGVGAGEAPDAAAYGDVGSNSLGNVARAIGGLNTPNMYELGLGNITDIQGVPRNSNAKGAFGRFQPRSAGKDTVIGHWEMMGVHLAVAFPTYPNGFPPAVLDPFTKAIGRDVLGNKPSSGTEILVELGMEHMRTGKPIVYTSADSVFQIAAHEEVIPLDELYKMCEIARNILQGEHGAGRVIARPFVGDSPENFKRTHHRKDYPRNPAYPTMMQKLVDAGKDVYSVGKIDDIFNHQGITKKNHVLTNVESLDVTLKLLEDDFEGLMFVNLIEFDMIYGHRNDPRGYANALEQFDSYIPEIQKRLKPGDLVIVTGDHGVDPTTPGTDHSREYVPLLAFGPNIKHGVDLGDRGSLGDIAGTLAEMFSLVPQPIGKSFLKEII; this comes from the coding sequence ATGACAATCAATCGTATGATCGTGATCGTCTTGGATGGTGTTGGGGCAGGGGAGGCTCCCGATGCTGCGGCCTATGGCGATGTTGGCAGCAACTCGCTCGGTAATGTCGCACGTGCTATAGGCGGGCTCAACACTCCGAACATGTATGAACTCGGTTTGGGTAACATCACGGATATTCAAGGCGTACCGAGAAATTCGAATGCGAAAGGTGCATTTGGCAGGTTCCAACCACGATCGGCGGGCAAGGATACTGTTATTGGACATTGGGAAATGATGGGTGTTCACTTGGCTGTGGCCTTCCCAACATACCCCAATGGTTTTCCGCCTGCAGTGCTCGACCCGTTCACAAAAGCGATTGGGCGGGATGTGCTTGGCAACAAACCTTCATCAGGCACAGAGATCCTTGTTGAACTGGGTATGGAGCACATGCGGACTGGCAAACCCATCGTGTACACATCTGCCGACAGTGTCTTTCAAATCGCGGCACATGAGGAAGTAATTCCTTTGGATGAATTGTACAAGATGTGCGAGATCGCTCGAAATATCCTGCAAGGGGAACATGGTGCTGGGCGTGTGATCGCACGTCCGTTTGTGGGTGACTCACCCGAGAACTTCAAACGCACTCACCACCGCAAGGATTATCCGCGTAACCCTGCCTATCCCACAATGATGCAGAAACTTGTAGACGCAGGTAAGGATGTCTACTCTGTTGGCAAGATCGATGATATTTTCAACCATCAAGGCATCACTAAAAAGAATCACGTGCTGACCAACGTCGAGAGTCTGGATGTCACACTCAAGCTATTGGAAGATGATTTCGAAGGCCTGATGTTTGTCAATTTGATCGAGTTCGACATGATCTACGGTCATCGCAATGACCCGCGCGGTTATGCCAACGCTCTCGAGCAGTTTGACAGTTATATTCCCGAAATCCAGAAACGCTTAAAGCCTGGTGACCTGGTCATTGTCACTGGCGATCACGGTGTAGATCCCACAACACCTGGTACTGATCATTCACGTGAATATGTGCCTTTGCTCGCGTTCGGCCCAAATATCAAACACGGCGTGGACCTCGGTGACCGTGGCAGTCTCGGTGACATCGCAGGGACTTTAGCCGAGATGTTCTCTCTTGTGCCACAGCCGATCGGCAAAAGTTTCTTGAAGGAAATTATCTAA
- a CDS encoding NAD(P)/FAD-dependent oxidoreductase has translation MGISLGYFLAKQGVSVTIYEASPVLGGLAGPLVLEDGTEVDRFYHAILSSDRHLRELCEELGIVDQFRFKETKTSFYYKNALYPMNNMIDFLKFPPLGWIDRFRLGLTVLAAQFTRDWKSLESISVQDWLLKWGGKVTFQNIWRPMLKAKFDAGFDNVPATWIWSRLVRMKSTREGANQKEMAGHLIGGYITLIKAMTEKIKELGGEVLLKTPVKEIVIENGKATGIRMTNDEVVKFDKVVCTMQTPVFQRLIPSADKNYHEYLGKSDYLGIIAPLLVLNRPLTGCWTVNITDDRFPFTGVIETTAFIDPKYVNGYHLVYLPKYTAPGSEWQKKTDDEIKQIWLENLKAMFPDFDTKSIKYFLIHRERYVEPLHGLNEIDLVPEVKTPIANLFLATTSQIYPALTNGESVSRHARESAEVVLKN, from the coding sequence ATGGGCATCAGCCTTGGATACTTCCTCGCAAAACAGGGTGTCTCTGTAACCATTTATGAGGCGTCTCCTGTGCTAGGTGGTTTAGCTGGCCCTCTTGTCTTGGAAGATGGTACGGAAGTGGATCGTTTCTACCATGCCATTCTCTCCAGTGATCGCCATTTGCGTGAATTGTGCGAAGAGTTAGGTATCGTAGATCAATTTAGATTCAAGGAAACGAAAACAAGCTTCTATTACAAGAATGCTCTTTATCCGATGAACAATATGATCGATTTCCTGAAGTTCCCTCCGTTAGGTTGGATCGACCGTTTTCGCCTTGGCCTGACAGTCCTTGCCGCACAGTTTACAAGGGATTGGAAAAGCCTCGAGTCAATCAGTGTTCAAGATTGGTTGTTGAAGTGGGGTGGTAAAGTGACATTCCAGAATATCTGGCGTCCGATGTTGAAAGCCAAGTTCGATGCTGGTTTTGATAATGTTCCTGCCACATGGATATGGTCACGCCTTGTTCGTATGAAGTCTACACGTGAAGGCGCAAACCAGAAAGAAATGGCTGGTCATTTGATCGGTGGGTATATCACCTTGATAAAGGCCATGACCGAAAAGATCAAGGAACTTGGCGGGGAAGTGCTTCTCAAGACCCCCGTCAAGGAAATTGTCATTGAGAATGGCAAAGCAACTGGTATTCGGATGACGAATGACGAAGTTGTGAAGTTTGATAAGGTGGTTTGTACCATGCAAACGCCTGTGTTTCAGCGCTTGATCCCTAGTGCCGATAAAAATTATCACGAATATCTTGGAAAGTCAGATTATCTGGGAATTATCGCGCCCTTGCTCGTTTTGAATCGTCCGTTGACTGGTTGTTGGACTGTGAACATCACCGATGATCGCTTTCCGTTCACCGGCGTGATCGAGACCACCGCATTCATTGACCCGAAGTATGTGAATGGCTATCACCTTGTGTATTTACCGAAGTACACTGCTCCAGGCAGTGAATGGCAGAAGAAAACGGATGACGAGATCAAACAGATCTGGCTCGAAAACCTGAAAGCCATGTTCCCTGACTTTGACACAAAGTCGATCAAGTACTTCCTTATCCATCGTGAACGCTATGTTGAGCCGCTTCATGGCCTGAACGAGATAGACCTTGTCCCTGAAGTAAAAACTCCTATTGCAAACCTTTTCCTCGCTACTACATCTCAGATCTACCCTGCGTTGACAAATGGTGAATCAGTCAGTCGTCATGCTCGTGAATCGGCTGAAGTTGTGTTGAAAAATTAG
- the wecB gene encoding UDP-N-acetylglucosamine 2-epimerase (non-hydrolyzing) produces the protein MNFVSVVGARPEFIQATPVSRALRKTHQEILVHTGQHYDYKMSQTFFDELGIPSPDYNLEVGSGSHAVQTAEMLIRFEELLLKEKPDCVIVRGDTNSTLAGALAACKLHIPTVHIEAGERSFDRRMPEEINRLVADKLASAFFCVSQTAVKQLANEGIKKDVYWVGDVMLDANLANRPLARQKSTVLSTHGLVPASYGLVTVHRAANTDDPQRLANIVKALSQVGETVVFPVHPRTRGALEKLDVKFGDNVRLIEPVGYFDMMVLEENARIIATDSGGVQREAYFMQKPCITMRDETEWTETVEVGWNKLVGVEVDTIVNEWKTFTPPAEQPPIFGDGKAGEKIADILGKMNLSIN, from the coding sequence ATGAATTTCGTATCTGTTGTTGGCGCACGCCCTGAATTTATTCAAGCCACCCCGGTGAGTCGTGCTTTGCGCAAAACTCATCAAGAGATCCTTGTTCATACTGGGCAACACTACGACTATAAAATGTCGCAGACCTTCTTTGATGAACTGGGCATTCCGTCTCCAGATTACAACCTCGAAGTTGGCTCTGGCTCTCACGCTGTTCAGACTGCCGAAATGTTGATCCGCTTCGAAGAATTGCTTCTCAAAGAGAAACCTGATTGTGTCATCGTGCGCGGCGATACCAATTCCACTCTCGCGGGCGCATTAGCCGCTTGCAAACTGCACATCCCAACGGTCCATATTGAGGCGGGCGAACGCAGTTTTGACCGTCGCATGCCTGAAGAGATCAATCGTCTCGTCGCCGATAAACTCGCATCCGCATTTTTCTGCGTTAGCCAGACCGCTGTCAAACAGCTTGCGAACGAAGGCATTAAGAAGGATGTCTACTGGGTGGGCGATGTGATGCTGGATGCAAATCTTGCCAATCGGCCTCTCGCTCGACAAAAATCTACGGTTCTTTCTACACATGGGCTTGTTCCGGCTTCCTATGGGCTTGTTACTGTCCATCGTGCCGCCAACACCGACGACCCTCAGCGCTTGGCGAATATCGTAAAAGCCTTGAGCCAAGTGGGTGAGACTGTGGTATTCCCTGTTCATCCACGAACACGCGGCGCATTGGAGAAGCTCGATGTGAAGTTTGGTGATAACGTCCGCTTGATAGAACCAGTGGGCTACTTCGATATGATGGTGCTGGAAGAGAATGCACGTATAATCGCCACGGACTCAGGCGGCGTTCAACGCGAGGCGTATTTTATGCAGAAGCCTTGTATCACTATGCGTGACGAAACTGAATGGACAGAAACTGTTGAAGTGGGATGGAATAAATTGGTCGGTGTGGAAGTAGATACGATCGTGAATGAATGGAAAACCTTCACGCCCCCTGCTGAACAACCTCCGATCTTTGGGGATGGCAAAGCGGGTGAGAAGATCGCAGACATTCTTGGCAAAATGAATTTATCAATCAATTAG
- a CDS encoding sulfotransferase domain-containing protein → MENKDYIIVVSGLPRSGTSMMMKMLEAGGQPILTDNLREPDANNPNGYYEFERVKQLTDGDFDWIPEAGGKVVKIVTGLVMNLPSDHKYKVIFMQRAMKEVLSSQKKMLGRLGQQDDKVEDEKMKKIYQEHLKQVNAWIAKQPNIEVLYVNYNTMLGNPLDSLQKVNDFLGGTMDVNRMAGVVNKELYRERK, encoded by the coding sequence ATGGAGAATAAAGATTATATTATTGTAGTGTCAGGGTTACCACGCTCAGGAACATCCATGATGATGAAAATGCTTGAGGCTGGCGGACAACCCATTCTGACCGATAACCTGCGTGAACCCGATGCCAATAACCCGAATGGCTATTATGAGTTTGAACGTGTAAAGCAACTCACAGACGGCGACTTTGATTGGATACCTGAAGCAGGCGGAAAGGTTGTCAAGATCGTGACCGGCTTAGTCATGAACCTGCCATCGGATCACAAATATAAAGTCATCTTTATGCAGAGGGCGATGAAGGAAGTCCTTTCCTCTCAAAAGAAGATGCTTGGGCGTTTAGGCCAGCAGGATGACAAGGTCGAGGATGAGAAGATGAAGAAGATCTATCAGGAGCACCTTAAGCAGGTGAACGCCTGGATCGCAAAACAACCAAATATTGAAGTGTTGTACGTGAACTACAATACCATGCTGGGTAATCCGCTTGATTCATTACAAAAAGTCAATGACTTTTTAGGCGGCACGATGGATGTGAATCGCATGGCAGGTGTGGTTAATAAAGAATTGTATCGAGAAAGAAAATAA
- a CDS encoding sulfatase-like hydrolase/transferase, translating to MKFNKKIAIDILYYSIWFGLLTGLVEGVLLFIFQRFELLKGQITYLGSSWEVMWVAPLFDLLFFLIAGAFLILASGFLPQVWAKRFALLVFSFLMVFPWILSYLSGRIGPAYIGILVAGVGYQLSLLLYEREKKFLPFVQRTVKGIGVFTLVLFIIIQGGNWIREWSTVRNLPQAKASAPNVLVIVVDTLRADHLSLQGYTRTTDPNLTRLASEGVLFENAYSTSSWTLTSHASLFTGRWPYEHKADGGRTLDNTYPTIAEALSARGYRTGAFNGNFETVTKRWGFARGFAHFEDYYQTVPQLTVSSVYGRFLEYYVLHKVLNMEFKIDRLWAPTINRSALNWIGQDSERPFFVFINYFDVHAPYISPDRGMFSDLKNPGGLVNTDWTTADIYNPKTPEQIQGEIDAYDGGIYYTDQQIQNLLDELKKRGVLENTIVMVTSDHGEMFGEHGLWEHHNSLYKPVIHVPLIIWQPKSIPQGVRIPVAVSNASIPATLLDMLGYTDQKEFPGASLAELWTDPTAAAQWPDPIAEMAESSWVNPNHLSIKGDMTSVISTDWQYIEHEFNGVELYNLNEDPDQEHNLAEQNPTVLDELKSYYLDALAKIGLTWPYDNK from the coding sequence ATGAAATTCAACAAAAAAATTGCGATTGATATTCTTTATTATTCGATTTGGTTTGGCTTATTGACAGGTCTTGTAGAAGGGGTATTGCTGTTTATCTTTCAACGATTTGAATTGTTGAAAGGACAGATCACCTACCTTGGTTCCTCATGGGAAGTCATGTGGGTTGCTCCGCTCTTTGATCTGTTGTTCTTTTTGATCGCTGGTGCGTTCCTAATTCTTGCTTCTGGATTCCTCCCGCAGGTGTGGGCTAAAAGATTTGCGTTGCTTGTGTTTTCATTCTTGATGGTCTTCCCATGGATATTGTCGTATCTATCCGGCAGAATAGGCCCTGCCTATATCGGCATCCTTGTGGCGGGTGTTGGCTATCAATTGTCGCTTCTCTTATATGAACGTGAGAAGAAATTCCTTCCTTTTGTACAAAGAACTGTAAAAGGGATTGGCGTTTTTACACTTGTTCTTTTTATTATCATTCAAGGCGGCAACTGGATCCGGGAATGGTCCACGGTGCGGAACCTGCCACAAGCAAAAGCATCTGCTCCGAATGTTCTTGTGATCGTCGTGGATACCTTACGTGCAGATCATTTGTCACTTCAAGGATATACACGTACTACCGATCCGAATTTGACGCGCCTGGCAAGCGAAGGTGTCTTGTTCGAGAATGCCTATTCCACCTCCTCATGGACCTTGACATCTCATGCATCACTCTTTACCGGGCGCTGGCCTTATGAACATAAGGCAGATGGTGGAAGAACTCTTGATAATACCTATCCCACCATCGCAGAAGCGCTTTCTGCACGCGGTTACCGCACTGGTGCATTCAATGGAAATTTTGAAACCGTCACGAAAAGATGGGGGTTTGCACGCGGCTTTGCTCATTTTGAAGATTACTATCAGACGGTTCCACAATTAACAGTAAGCTCGGTCTATGGCCGCTTTTTAGAATACTATGTTTTGCATAAAGTTTTGAACATGGAGTTCAAAATAGATCGGCTTTGGGCGCCAACGATCAATCGATCTGCACTCAATTGGATTGGCCAGGATTCTGAGCGTCCGTTTTTTGTATTTATCAATTACTTTGATGTCCATGCACCGTATATCTCTCCTGACCGTGGCATGTTCTCGGATTTGAAAAATCCTGGTGGCTTGGTGAATACGGATTGGACGACAGCCGATATTTACAACCCTAAAACTCCTGAGCAAATTCAGGGTGAGATTGATGCCTATGACGGCGGGATATACTATACTGACCAACAGATTCAGAATTTGTTGGATGAATTAAAAAAGCGTGGTGTGCTCGAGAACACCATTGTGATGGTCACATCGGATCATGGCGAGATGTTTGGCGAACACGGTCTTTGGGAACATCATAATTCTCTCTACAAGCCGGTGATCCATGTTCCGCTGATTATCTGGCAACCCAAATCGATCCCACAAGGAGTTCGAATCCCTGTTGCTGTCTCGAATGCCTCTATCCCTGCCACATTGCTGGATATGCTTGGATATACAGATCAGAAGGAATTTCCCGGCGCTTCATTGGCGGAATTATGGACCGACCCGACTGCAGCGGCTCAATGGCCGGACCCGATCGCTGAAATGGCAGAATCCAGTTGGGTCAACCCGAATCATCTTTCCATCAAAGGTGATATGACGTCTGTCATCTCCACGGATTGGCAATATATCGAGCACGAATTTAATGGCGTTGAGTTGTACAATCTAAACGAAGACCCTGACCAAGAGCATAATCTTGCTGAACAAAACCCAACTGTGTTGGATGAACTTAAGAGTTATTACCTGGATGCCCTTGCTAAAATTGGTTTGACTTGGCCTTACGATAATAAATGA